From Bacillota bacterium:
CCAAGGGTATGGCGGGGATGGCCGCCAAGACGCCGCCTGGGTTCGAGTTCTGCGTCAAGGCTTTCAAAGGAATGACCCACGAGCCGAACGGGCCGGCTGAGCAGGTGGCCACGGATTTCCGGGTCTTTGGCGAGGCCCTTCGGCCGCTGGTCGAGGAGAGTCGTTTGGGTTGTGTCCTGGCCCAATTCCCATGGTCCTTCCGCCCGTCCCCAGGCAACCTGAACTATCTCGCCGATTTCCGTGATCGCCTGGGCGGATTGCCGACCGTCGTCGAGTTCCGTAACAGCCAATGGGTCGGTCAGGAGACCTTCACCTTCCTACGTCGTCATGAGCTCGGTTTTTGCTGTGTCGATGAACCGGCCCTCCGCGGACTGATGCCCCGGGTCGTCGCGGCCACATCGGACTTGGGCTACGTGCGCTTTCACGGCCGCAACGCGGCCAAGTGGTGGCAGCACGAGGAGGCTTGGGAGCGTTACAACTATCTCTATACCGACGAGGAGTTGAAGGAATGGCTGCCCCGGATCGAGCAACTCGGCCGGGAAGCCAGGAAGACCTACGTGCTCTACAACAACTGCCACGCCGGTCACGCCGCTGAGAACGCCCGGACGATGCAGCTTCTCTTGAAGCCGGACTAGCCGGCCCGTCCAGTGGGCCGTCAGGCAGCGGTCAACGTCGGACAAGCAAGGGCGGCCGCTCGGCCGCCCTTCTCTCGCGTGTTCCGGTCAATCCATCGTTGAAAGAAGGCTCAGCTTGATTCGTTCCGGCGACTGGGCCGTCCGGATGCCTGGCCGGCCCCGGCGAGCCGGAGCAGCCTCATCCGGCTGAGCAAGGTGAAGTAGGTCAGCAGATATTCGGTATCCCGGAGGCCGGTCTCTTGTTCTGTCAGGTCGGCGACCTCGAGGAGGGTCCGGCGCCCGTCGACCCAATACAGGGCTCGAACCGTCAGGGTATTGGCGGCCTGCTGGTGGGCCCGCTCGAAGGCCCACCAGTCGGCTCGTTGCTTGGCGGTAAGATTCTCCAGGTGCCCACGGAGCCAGACCGGTCCAGGGTAGACCCGGACGGGGACGATCTTCTCGGCCTTGCGATCGGCCGCCGTCCGCTGGCGGGGAGGGGGCGGTTCGGTGGCGCACTCCCGCAACTCCGCCGACAGGCCCCTAAGCACCCAGCGTAGACGGCACTGCTGTTGGGTGACTGAACCCACGAGTTCCTCTTCGATGGCCGCCACGATCTCGCCGAGGGCCGCCCGTTCGCGCGGCGAGATCAGTCGGTTGAGGGACTCCACATCGGCCAGTTTCCGGTCGAGGAGATAGGTCAACTTGCGGTCCAGTGAGGCCAGCCCCGCGGCCAACGCCTTGGCTGGAGCCTCCCCCTGCGGCGCTTCGGTCTTGAGCTGACGGAGCCGCTCGATCAGCTCGGACAGCGGCCCCGAGATTGACCCGTGGAGCTCGGAGGGGAAGCGGGAGGCCATCTCTGAAGCCAGCCAGAGGGCCTCAGGGTAACCGGCCGCGGCTAGGAAGTAGGCGTAAACGGCGGTCAGCACGCCGACCCGGCGAAGCATCTCCGGATCGACCTTGTCAATGGTGTCCTCGTTGGTATGGTAGAAGCGGTCCGGCCACTGGTTCAACATCGGGCAGGGGATACCCACCGACGGGTCGGCCAGGACGTAGTGGTCGCTTCCACCGGAGAAGTCGGTGACCACGTACTTGAACAGTTGATATCCGGCGGGCCCGGTGAGGGTGTGCGCGTCGCGCCCGATGTCGGCCAGGATCCTCGCCGCCAGGTCGGCGGCGAAGGAGGGAATGGACGCGGGGGGCTTCTCGATCAGCAAGGGGCTTCCGCAGAGGGCCTGGTTCTCGCCGACCATGTCGAGGTTGATGGCGGCCACAAAACGGCCGAGGGCCTTCTCCTGGGTAGCCAGGAAGGCGTATGTCCCGGTCATCTCCGGGACGAGCAGGAAGCGAATCCCGCGGCGGGGCTGGGCCAGCCGGCCGGAGGTGATCAAGGCTTGAAGGGTCCGGGCCACCTCGATGACCGTCCCACTGCCTGAGGCGTTGTCGTTGGCCGAGGGCTGGGGATGGCACAGATGGGCGACGACGATGACCTCCTCGTCAGTCTGGCCCGGGATGACGGCGCTGACGTTCTCCATCTGCCCATCGTAGAAGCGGGCGTCAACCCGGGCGTAAACCCTGGGGGCGGCACCCGACGGACGGCGTCGCCGGCCCCGCCCAAGGCCCTCTTGGGCGGCCCCTCTGATCAGGCCTCGAAGGTGAAGCCCGTCCCGGGTGGTCAGGACAAAACCGAAGCACGGCCGCTCACCGGGGGCGCCGGTCGGCCAGAAGGTGGTGTATTGCCGGGCGTCGGGGAGGTCCAGGCTGCGACGGACCGGCGGGAACTCCCGGAGATGGTCAACCAGCAGGCCGACGGCCCCGTGCTGGTCGACGGCCAAGCGCCGAGCCAGGCCGACGTCCCCGCTGACCAGGACGACCTTGCCCTTGACGTCGACCCCGTGGTAGGACTCCGGCCTATCGGCTTGATCAACCACAACGACCTCGGCTTCGAGACCCTCGGGCGGCGTCGGCCCGCTCCGCTGGACGAGGGACATCTTGTCCTCGGTGAAGTTGCAGAGACGACGGCGCTCCCCGCCGGGTTCGATCAGGACCAACTCGGCCTCGTCTGCGGTCCACTCCCGGAACATCCGGCAAGACCAGTAGCGAGCTCGATCGTCGGCCGGATAGGTGAGCAACTCGGCCCGCACTCCGGCGGCCTGGAACTCAGCCACGGCCCACTGGGCCGCCGCCCGATAGCCAGGGCTGGCCTGGACCCGATGGAACCGGGAGAGCTCGGCTACGCGGCGGAAGGCGAGGGTTCCGGAAAGCTCTCCGGAAACTTCTTCGAGGAGGCGCTTGAACACGTGGGTTCCTCCTGTCAGCCGGCGGCCGGGGGCCGACGCGCGGTCACACCGGGCTTTGGTCCCAGGAGTCTTCGGTGGGCGGCTGGGAAATCCTGCTCCAAGAGGAGTGACCAGGAGCGGTGAGGAATTGGTCAGGAGCCTAGACTGGAGAGGGGGCGTGGGGTACGGCCGGAGGCGACGGGTGGACCACGGAACAGCTGATGCAGGCAGCCCTTGACCTCGTGGGCTTCAAGGAGATTCCGGGGGATAGTGGGATATGGGTCCCGGGCCGGGGGATCAGGCGGATCATGGCTGCCATCGACGTCGATGTGGCCGAGCTCAAGTTGGCCAGGGAGCTGGGCTATGACTGCGTCTTGGCTCACCATCCCCACGCCGGGGTCCTGGGCTACCCGAACGTCCTCGAAAAACACGTCGACCTGATGGTCGCAGCCGGGGTCCCGCGGGACGTGGCGGAAGAAGCCGTCGCCGCCGTCAAAGAGCCGATCAGCTACCGCTATCATTCGGGCAATTTCGACCACCTAGTCTCGTTCGCCAGGCTGATCGGCCTGCCCTACCTGAACATCCACAACCCCTTGGACGAGCACGGACGGCGCCGGATGCAGGCGGCCATCGACGACCGGATGGGGCCGGACTCGACCGTCGAGGAGGTGGTCGAGGCCCTGCTGACCATCCCCGAACTCGCCGCGGCACCGACCCGCCCGGAAGTTAGGGCCGGCCGGCCCGGCAATCCGGCCGGCCGCGTCGTCGTCGCTCACGGCGCCGGAACGAACGGCGGCTATGAGGTGGCCAGGGCGTACTTCGGGGCCGGCGTGGGGTCGGTCGTCTACATCCACGTCGACTATGCCGCGGCTCAACGATTAAGGGCCGACGGGCGGGGGAACCTGGTCGTCGCCGGACACATCGCCGCCGACGCGGCCGGTATCGATCCTTTCCTTGACCGGCTGGAGGCCGCCGGTCTCGAGGTGACCCGCCTCAGCGGCCTCGGCCTGGCGAAAAGGCGGGAGGCCGACGATGAGCCTTGAGGCCCTGGTCTTCAGCGGCGGGGCGGCCTTGATGGCCCTGGAGCTCGTCGGGAGCCGGGTCCTGGCGCCGTCCTTCGGCAACTCCATCTTCGTCTGGGGCAGCCTGATCGGAGTCTTCATGACCGCCCTCTCCGGGGGGTATTACCTGGGCGGGAGACTGGCCGACCGGTGGCCCTCCAAGCGGCTCTTGGCGGTGATCATCTTCGCTGCCGGGGCCTGGGTGGCGGTCCTGCCGTCTTTCTCCGGGCCCTTCACGGCCTGGGTGGCCGGCCTCGGCATGGGTCCGAAGGCCGGTCCGTTGACCGCCGCCGGCGCCTTGTTCACGGGTCCCAGCCTGCTCCTGGGGACGCTCTCGCCGTTCGCCCTCAAGTTGCGGACCAAAGACCTCAAGGCGGTGGGGAACACGGCCGGCGCCCTCTACGCCGTGTCCACCGTCGGAAGCATCGCCGGGACGCTGACCACGGCTTTCTGGCTGGTCCCGGCCTTCAGCGTGCGGATGATCCTGGCAGCCCTCGGGGTCTTCCTCGGCCTCCTGGGTGGGATCGACCTCATCCTTGCCAGCCGCCGACGGGCCCTGACCGGGGCCTCGCTGGCCCTGCTGCTGGCCGGGGTGACCGCCATTGGCCCTTTGCGCGGCCCTTTGGCGGCTTCTGTCCTGGGCGAGAAGGTCATCTTCGACCGCGAAACCCTGTATCACCACGTCCGAGTGGTCGACGTCGGGGATTCGCGCTTCTTGCGCTTCGACAACTCCTGGCAAAGCGGCATGTACCGGTCGGACCCGCTCCGGCCGAGGTTCCTCTATACTGATTTCTTCAACCTGGCCCGCCTTTGGCAGCCGGAGCCGCGGCGGGCCCTGTTCATCGGTCTGGGTGGAGGGTCGGCAGTCAAGTCGTTCCTGGCCGACCACCCCCGGCTGAGCATCGACGTGGCCGAGATCGACCCGGCCGTCATCGAGGTCGCCCGGCGCTACTTCGCCGTTCCAGAGGACGGCCAGCGCCTTGCGGTCAAGGCCGAGGACGGAAGGCTCTTCCTCAGGGCGGCGTCGGGCGGCTACGACCTGATCGTCCTCGACGCCTATTACGCCGACGCGGTCCCCTTCCACCTGTTCACCCAGGAATTCTTCCGGCTGGCCAGGGAGCGGCTCAGCCCGGGCGGCGTCCTGGCAATCAACGTCGTGGCCTCTCTGGAAGGCCGGCAAAGCCACCTTTTCCGGTCGGTCTACCGGACCCTGACCACCGTCTTCAGCCGGGTCTATCCCTTCGCCGTGCCGCTCTCCGCGGCCGAACGGCCCGACGGCCTCGACCGCCAGGGGCAGCGGAACATCATCATCTTCACCACCAATGATGGTCGCGCCTACGACGCCGCCGAACTGAAGGCGGTCGCGGCGGAGTTGGACGAGTCGGGGGCGGGGAAAACGAAGACCCTCGGCGCGTATGCCGAGGGTCTCCAGGACGCGACCTCCGTCGAGACGGCGGACGTGCCCGTTCTCAGTGACGATTACGCGCCGGTGGACGCCCTCTTGCACCTGAGGTGACCGTCGGGGTCGCCTTCCGGTCGGAGATCACCGGCCGGCGGCCTGGACGCGGTTCTTCCCCAGTTCCTTGGCTTGGTAGAGGGCCCGGTCAGCCTGTTCGATGAGGGTCTGGTGGGTCTTGGCGTCCTCGGGGAAAGAGGCGACGCCTTGACTGATGGTCACGCGGACGAGGGGCCGACGACGGTCGCCGGGGAAGAGATGGCCGTCCACGCCCGCTCGGATCCGCTCGGCTACGGCCACCGCCCCGTCCTTGTCGGTCTCGGGGAGGACGATGGCGAACTCGTCGCCGCCATACTTGGCCGCGGCGTCGACGCTTCGGATGTTCTGCTTGACGATCTCGGCGATTCGCCTGATCACCTGGTCTCCGGCCGGATGGCCGAAACTGTCGTTGTGCTCCTTGAGGTTGTCGAGGTCGATCATGACGTAGGACACCTTGTGTCCGAAGCGATTGGCCCTTTCGACCTCGTCGGCCAGACGCTGGTGCAGGTAGCGGGTGTTGTAGAGCCCGGTGAGCCCATCGGTGATGGCCATGGCCTGCGTGGTCGCATAGAGCTTGGCGTTTTCCAGAGCCATGGCGGCTCGGTTGGCCAGGATATAGAGGATCTTGATCTCATCGGTCGTGAAGTCGCGATAGTGTAC
This genomic window contains:
- a CDS encoding DUF72 domain-containing protein — encoded protein: KGMAGMAAKTPPGFEFCVKAFKGMTHEPNGPAEQVATDFRVFGEALRPLVEESRLGCVLAQFPWSFRPSPGNLNYLADFRDRLGGLPTVVEFRNSQWVGQETFTFLRRHELGFCCVDEPALRGLMPRVVAATSDLGYVRFHGRNAAKWWQHEEAWERYNYLYTDEELKEWLPRIEQLGREARKTYVLYNNCHAGHAAENARTMQLLLKPD
- a CDS encoding DUF4910 domain-containing protein, encoding MFKRLLEEVSGELSGTLAFRRVAELSRFHRVQASPGYRAAAQWAVAEFQAAGVRAELLTYPADDRARYWSCRMFREWTADEAELVLIEPGGERRRLCNFTEDKMSLVQRSGPTPPEGLEAEVVVVDQADRPESYHGVDVKGKVVLVSGDVGLARRLAVDQHGAVGLLVDHLREFPPVRRSLDLPDARQYTTFWPTGAPGERPCFGFVLTTRDGLHLRGLIRGAAQEGLGRGRRRRPSGAAPRVYARVDARFYDGQMENVSAVIPGQTDEEVIVVAHLCHPQPSANDNASGSGTVIEVARTLQALITSGRLAQPRRGIRFLLVPEMTGTYAFLATQEKALGRFVAAINLDMVGENQALCGSPLLIEKPPASIPSFAADLAARILADIGRDAHTLTGPAGYQLFKYVVTDFSGGSDHYVLADPSVGIPCPMLNQWPDRFYHTNEDTIDKVDPEMLRRVGVLTAVYAYFLAAAGYPEALWLASEMASRFPSELHGSISGPLSELIERLRQLKTEAPQGEAPAKALAAGLASLDRKLTYLLDRKLADVESLNRLISPRERAALGEIVAAIEEELVGSVTQQQCRLRWVLRGLSAELRECATEPPPPRQRTAADRKAEKIVPVRVYPGPVWLRGHLENLTAKQRADWWAFERAHQQAANTLTVRALYWVDGRRTLLEVADLTEQETGLRDTEYLLTYFTLLSRMRLLRLAGAGQASGRPSRRNESS
- a CDS encoding fused MFS/spermidine synthase — translated: MSLEALVFSGGAALMALELVGSRVLAPSFGNSIFVWGSLIGVFMTALSGGYYLGGRLADRWPSKRLLAVIIFAAGAWVAVLPSFSGPFTAWVAGLGMGPKAGPLTAAGALFTGPSLLLGTLSPFALKLRTKDLKAVGNTAGALYAVSTVGSIAGTLTTAFWLVPAFSVRMILAALGVFLGLLGGIDLILASRRRALTGASLALLLAGVTAIGPLRGPLAASVLGEKVIFDRETLYHHVRVVDVGDSRFLRFDNSWQSGMYRSDPLRPRFLYTDFFNLARLWQPEPRRALFIGLGGGSAVKSFLADHPRLSIDVAEIDPAVIEVARRYFAVPEDGQRLAVKAEDGRLFLRAASGGYDLIVLDAYYADAVPFHLFTQEFFRLARERLSPGGVLAINVVASLEGRQSHLFRSVYRTLTTVFSRVYPFAVPLSAAERPDGLDRQGQRNIIIFTTNDGRAYDAAELKAVAAELDESGAGKTKTLGAYAEGLQDATSVETADVPVLSDDYAPVDALLHLR